A single region of the Saprospiraceae bacterium genome encodes:
- a CDS encoding TIR domain-containing protein, translated as MNHKTHLDQLIAEGDFGRAIKELLAAVRQNGQNSLYNDLIILSGRYNQQETAKLQGIISDDTYRIGMAKISQALIHYLDKYRPDGKFKFEPLPPPDDKGGQNETRLSAVFISYSRQDSPLAERIKQYLESESLPVIMDVTHLGAGENIQAFIEKSIRESRATLSLVSSRSLLSIWVANESMNSFYAGRLGDQKFIPVFEDNSFLLRSFVDDALDKIEQEIKDISSRIKKRLDRGIPANELQGELDRYRFLMQNLPAIVHRLREHLSIDISADNFETGMQKIIAAIRS; from the coding sequence ATGAACCACAAAACCCACTTAGACCAATTGATCGCCGAAGGAGACTTTGGCCGCGCCATCAAAGAGCTGCTTGCTGCCGTCCGGCAAAATGGACAAAATAGCTTGTATAATGACCTCATTATCTTATCTGGCAGGTACAACCAACAGGAAACAGCCAAGCTTCAGGGGATTATTTCAGATGATACTTATCGGATTGGCATGGCCAAAATTAGCCAGGCTTTAATCCATTACCTTGACAAATACCGGCCAGATGGCAAGTTTAAATTTGAACCATTACCACCGCCAGATGATAAGGGAGGTCAAAATGAAACGCGCCTTTCAGCTGTTTTTATCTCCTATAGTCGGCAGGATAGCCCGTTGGCTGAAAGAATAAAGCAGTATTTGGAAAGTGAATCCCTGCCCGTAATCATGGATGTTACCCACCTCGGGGCAGGCGAAAACATCCAGGCATTTATCGAAAAAAGTATTCGCGAAAGCAGGGCAACCCTAAGCCTGGTGTCCAGTCGTAGTTTATTGTCGATTTGGGTAGCAAATGAAAGTATGAACTCTTTTTATGCAGGGCGGTTGGGGGATCAAAAATTTATTCCCGTTTTTGAAGATAATTCCTTTTTGCTGCGATCTTTCGTAGATGATGCACTGGATAAAATTGAACAGGAAATAAAAGACATCTCCTCTAGAATCAAAAAGCGGTTAGATCGGGGAATACCCGCCAACGAATTGCAAGGAGAACTTGATCGATATAGGTTTTTAATGCAGAATTTACCTGCTATTGTCCATCGACTTAGGGAGCATTTGTCTATAGATATTAGTGCCGATAACTTTGAAACAGGTATGCAAAAAATTATAGCAGCTATCAGGTCTTGA
- a CDS encoding class I SAM-dependent methyltransferase, translated as MKQQTAFDAYAEQYDASFTHTSIGRLQRAQVWQALNPLLQGTKAILEVNCGTGEDALQMAQLGHRVEATDISENMIKVCQAKAAKLKGVRELHFQTASFLQLAEKFAPQSFDLLFSNFGGLNCIGPEDTQTFSQIGHRLLKPGGKLFLVYISKACVWERLYFSYQKEVEKAQRRSAEGPIISRLEGHAVPIWYYSYKELVALFREDFRVIQRFPIGLCVPPSYLEPLFKNREYFLKGLGWLDQGLRWPSLANYGDHIGVVLERKD; from the coding sequence ATGAAGCAGCAAACCGCATTTGATGCCTATGCCGAGCAGTATGATGCCAGCTTTACCCATACCAGCATCGGGCGTTTGCAAAGGGCTCAAGTTTGGCAAGCACTGAACCCTTTACTTCAAGGAACAAAAGCTATTTTAGAGGTCAACTGCGGTACGGGGGAGGACGCGCTCCAAATGGCGCAACTTGGCCATCGGGTGGAAGCTACAGATATATCGGAGAACATGATTAAGGTTTGCCAAGCAAAAGCGGCCAAACTGAAGGGCGTAAGGGAGCTGCATTTTCAAACGGCAAGCTTTCTCCAATTAGCTGAAAAATTTGCCCCTCAATCATTTGACCTTCTTTTTTCCAACTTCGGCGGCCTGAATTGTATTGGACCTGAAGATACCCAAACTTTTAGTCAGATTGGTCATCGCTTACTCAAACCTGGCGGAAAACTCTTTCTGGTATACATCAGTAAGGCTTGTGTATGGGAGCGTTTGTATTTTTCTTATCAAAAGGAGGTAGAAAAGGCCCAAAGGCGATCGGCTGAAGGTCCTATCATCAGCAGGCTGGAAGGTCACGCCGTCCCCATTTGGTATTATTCCTATAAAGAACTAGTCGCTTTGTTTAGAGAGGATTTTCGGGTGATCCAACGTTTCCCTATTGGCTTATGTGTCCCACCTTCCTACCTGGAGCCATTGTTTAAAAATCGCGAATACTTTCTGAAAGGACTTGGCTGGCTGGACCAGGGCCTTCGATGGCCTTCGCTAGCAAATTATGGCGATCATATAGGGGTGGTCCTGGAGCGAAAGGATTGA
- a CDS encoding class I SAM-dependent methyltransferase, with translation MLKKISHRLSVLLKAAHFFLLPPGRGRLALRKIWHADRGVQFTRSWMPTKVRSEPAKVSTQSNPLLSYFESKKKGHGIWKWTHYFEVYEQFFSPFVSKEVHLLEIGVYSGGSLEMWPAYFGEKARIYGVDVEPACQQYANAQVAIFIGDQADRAFWQHFKTKVLHLDLIIDDGGHTTQQQIVTLEEMLPHLSPGGVYIIEDIHGSDNLFASYLYGLQQSLHAADFLPGSDYKTKANPFQQMIRAIHIYPYLAVIQKRKHPILEFPSPKRGTQWQPFYE, from the coding sequence ATGCTGAAAAAAATAAGCCACCGTCTCAGCGTCCTTTTAAAAGCAGCCCATTTTTTTCTGCTTCCCCCAGGACGTGGACGCCTGGCCCTGCGCAAGATTTGGCATGCAGATCGCGGGGTACAATTCACCCGTAGTTGGATGCCAACAAAAGTGCGTAGCGAACCAGCAAAGGTAAGTACGCAAAGTAATCCTCTCCTAAGTTATTTCGAATCCAAAAAAAAAGGCCACGGCATCTGGAAATGGACCCATTATTTTGAGGTATATGAGCAATTTTTTTCGCCCTTTGTAAGTAAGGAAGTTCACTTATTGGAAATTGGCGTTTACAGCGGTGGGAGTCTGGAGATGTGGCCAGCCTATTTTGGGGAAAAAGCCAGGATTTACGGCGTTGATGTCGAACCCGCCTGCCAGCAATATGCCAATGCGCAAGTTGCCATTTTTATAGGCGACCAGGCCGATCGCGCTTTTTGGCAACATTTTAAAACGAAGGTGCTTCACCTGGATCTCATCATCGACGACGGCGGTCATACCACTCAACAACAAATAGTGACCTTGGAGGAAATGCTGCCGCACCTTAGTCCCGGCGGCGTATATATCATTGAGGATATTCATGGATCGGACAATCTCTTTGCCAGTTATCTTTATGGCCTCCAACAAAGTCTCCATGCGGCGGACTTTCTGCCTGGCTCCGACTACAAAACCAAGGCCAATCCATTTCAGCAGATGATCCGGGCCATTCATATTTATCCCTATCTGGCAGTCATCCAAAAGCGAAAACATCCCATATTGGAATTTCCGTCACCGAAACGCGGAACCCAGTGGCAACCATTTTATGAATAA